Proteins from a single region of Haloplanus sp. GDY1:
- a CDS encoding DUF7342 family protein produces MTTPDAPDERWEGDVNEAVIEEWKSDTTTFDRVRSVIDVTTEPEAVSTLADRARVSEPTARKYLAALAETGRVKAVNADSGTRYMRAPQMLAMRRISAIHREHTKSEIRDAIHDLKEELSEFRGQYDVTDVDELALELDPGDDGWQDVTRWQQVEQNLEIAQAALSLYDFDPDDSQSAAARVADSSTVVQGSTRERGALSDDTEQSTA; encoded by the coding sequence ATGACCACACCTGACGCCCCCGACGAACGCTGGGAGGGGGACGTGAACGAGGCCGTCATCGAGGAGTGGAAATCCGACACGACCACGTTTGACCGCGTCCGGAGCGTCATCGACGTCACCACTGAACCAGAGGCCGTCAGCACGCTCGCCGACCGCGCACGCGTGAGCGAGCCGACTGCGAGGAAGTACCTCGCTGCGCTGGCGGAGACGGGCCGCGTCAAAGCAGTGAACGCGGATTCCGGAACCCGGTACATGCGCGCGCCACAGATGCTGGCCATGCGGCGTATCTCGGCCATCCACCGCGAACACACCAAGAGCGAAATCCGGGACGCCATCCACGACCTCAAAGAAGAACTGAGCGAGTTCCGAGGGCAGTACGACGTGACTGACGTCGATGAACTCGCTCTCGAGTTGGACCCCGGCGACGACGGTTGGCAAGACGTCACCCGCTGGCAACAGGTCGAACAGAACCTCGAGATCGCACAGGCAGCACTCTCGCTGTACGACTTCGATCCCGACGACAGCCAGTCCGCTGCTGCTCGCGTCGCAGATTCCAGTACCGTCGTCCAGGGCTCGACGCGTGAACGGGGTGCGCTCAGTGACGACACCGAGCAATCGACGGCATAG
- a CDS encoding PIN domain-containing protein has product MKLVIDANVVISALIADSKTRELIVTLEPDLLTPAFVHDEIENYEDLIVEKSGMKPDRVTQFIDLLFQYIDVVPASEFYPAIRSADEAIGDTDPDDVLYLACAIARDAAIWSDDSDFDEQDLVETYSTSDVIASFDTR; this is encoded by the coding sequence ATGAAGTTGGTCATCGACGCTAACGTCGTCATCTCTGCACTCATCGCTGATTCAAAAACTCGGGAGCTTATCGTCACGCTCGAACCCGACCTTTTGACACCCGCGTTCGTCCACGACGAAATAGAGAATTACGAGGATCTAATCGTCGAGAAATCCGGGATGAAACCGGACCGAGTGACACAGTTCATCGACCTTCTGTTCCAATACATCGACGTTGTCCCCGCCAGCGAGTTCTATCCGGCTATCAGGAGCGCGGACGAAGCAATTGGCGACACCGATCCCGACGATGTACTGTATCTGGCCTGTGCCATCGCCCGAGATGCGGCCATCTGGAGTGATGACTCCGACTTCGACGAACAGGACCTGGTTGAGACGTACTCGACGAGTGATGTGATCGCCTCGTTCGACACGCGCTAA
- a CDS encoding RAD55 family ATPase, producing MYDLGPPLDVEVEQGTNLLLSGPALSGKKGLAFDVLAHGIGNGDAAIVVSNTDGAKRVFEDLGERVDYADRPVAVVDCVTRQQGGEVRDDTQVRYTSSPVDMTGVGIKFSELLEEFYEQRGVERNRVFLDSLSTLLMYSDLQTVFRFLHVFTGRVQSVDGLGLYAIDSSAHDDKTMNTLKQLFDGVIETREDGDPTANLPGR from the coding sequence ATGTATGACCTCGGTCCGCCGCTCGACGTCGAGGTCGAGCAGGGGACGAACCTGCTGCTCTCCGGTCCTGCACTCAGCGGCAAGAAGGGGCTCGCGTTCGACGTGCTCGCACACGGCATCGGCAACGGTGACGCCGCCATCGTCGTCAGCAACACGGACGGCGCCAAGCGCGTCTTCGAGGACCTCGGTGAGCGCGTCGACTACGCCGACCGTCCGGTCGCCGTCGTCGACTGCGTGACCCGACAGCAGGGCGGCGAGGTGCGCGACGACACGCAGGTGCGGTATACCTCCTCGCCCGTCGACATGACCGGTGTCGGGATCAAGTTCTCCGAACTCTTGGAGGAGTTCTACGAGCAGCGGGGCGTGGAGCGCAACCGGGTGTTCCTCGACTCGCTGTCGACGCTCCTGATGTACTCGGATCTCCAGACGGTGTTTCGGTTCCTCCACGTGTTCACGGGACGCGTCCAGAGCGTCGACGGGCTCGGCCTCTACGCCATCGACTCCTCGGCCCACGACGACAAGACGATGAACACGCTCAAACAGCTGTTCGACGGCGTGATCGAGACCCGAGAGGACGGCGACCCGACGGCGAACCTGCCGGGCCGGTAG
- a CDS encoding CoA-binding protein, with the protein MTDTDIDALLDADRIAVVGCSGTPGKAAHDVPAYLRERGYDVVPVNPNRDEVLGRPAADSLADVSESVDLVDVFRPSEEVSGIVDAAIERSRTRGDVRGIWLQRGIRDDEAAARAREAGLLVVQDRCMKVEHRRRRGGE; encoded by the coding sequence ATGACCGACACGGATATCGACGCGTTGCTCGACGCCGACCGCATCGCCGTCGTCGGCTGCTCGGGGACGCCAGGCAAGGCGGCCCACGACGTGCCGGCGTACCTTCGGGAGCGGGGGTACGACGTCGTCCCGGTCAATCCGAACCGGGACGAGGTGCTGGGGCGGCCGGCCGCCGACAGTCTCGCGGACGTGAGCGAGTCGGTGGATCTGGTCGACGTGTTCCGACCGAGCGAGGAGGTGAGCGGCATCGTCGACGCCGCCATCGAGCGCTCGCGGACCCGCGGCGACGTGCGGGGCATCTGGCTCCAGCGGGGGATTCGCGACGACGAGGCGGCCGCCCGGGCCCGCGAGGCGGGGTTGCTCGTCGTTCAGGATCGCTGTATGAAGGTCGAACACCGACGGCGACGCGGGGGCGAGTAG
- a CDS encoding DUF5798 family protein: MGLGSTAKKLQQIADMAEDVYARLNQLKEQVRETRETVDETKDRVDDLDRELAEQRAILDALADREGIDVEAITAEVHVVDAEDVAGDEEGDDTASDA, from the coding sequence ATGGGTCTTGGAAGTACGGCGAAGAAGCTCCAGCAGATCGCCGACATGGCCGAGGACGTCTACGCGCGTCTGAATCAGCTCAAAGAACAGGTGCGGGAGACGCGGGAGACGGTCGACGAGACGAAAGATCGGGTCGACGACCTCGACCGGGAACTGGCCGAACAGCGGGCCATCCTCGACGCCCTCGCCGACCGGGAGGGGATCGACGTGGAGGCGATCACCGCCGAGGTCCACGTCGTCGACGCCGAGGACGTGGCCGGGGACGAGGAGGGCGACGACACCGCCTCCGACGCCTGA
- a CDS encoding ABC transporter permease codes for MADPRVTIAKRELATLRSEKTIVLALLIQLFIAAFSSFLVVGLVSLYDPGSVEGFDTEVAVTGDASDDLLRVVDEQPSITGRAYASQTTARAAFERGEVDAVLLADRRAGRVFVSATVPDGNVRTTIIVVQLRDALSRFERVERSARSSFLSSTPLDLPPRSDASPYYGFSYTVLLPLLCFLPVFISGSMTVDSLTEEVERGTLELLRVAPVSTVDIVDGKVWAAAGLAPAQAALWIALLHLNGTTVRHPVAVLVVVAALSLLVVTLGATIALLSPDRRAAQFLYSVGVLVAFGGSTLLPANPVNAVARLAVDSVGPGTPVLVAGYVAIGVGAYLLLRRAVPRIGVVE; via the coding sequence TTGGCTGATCCGCGAGTCACCATCGCGAAGCGGGAGCTCGCGACGCTCCGCTCCGAGAAGACCATCGTCCTCGCCTTGCTCATCCAACTGTTCATCGCCGCGTTCTCGTCCTTTCTCGTCGTCGGGCTGGTCTCGCTGTACGATCCGGGGAGCGTGGAGGGGTTCGACACCGAGGTGGCAGTCACCGGCGACGCGAGCGACGACCTGCTCCGGGTGGTCGACGAACAGCCGTCGATCACGGGGCGAGCCTACGCCTCACAGACGACGGCACGGGCCGCGTTCGAGCGCGGGGAGGTGGACGCCGTCCTCCTCGCGGACCGCCGGGCCGGCCGGGTGTTCGTCTCGGCGACGGTGCCCGACGGCAACGTGCGGACGACGATCATCGTCGTCCAGTTGCGGGACGCGCTGTCGCGGTTCGAGCGGGTCGAGCGGTCGGCCCGGTCGTCGTTCCTCTCGTCGACGCCGCTCGACCTCCCGCCACGGAGCGACGCCTCGCCGTACTACGGGTTCAGTTACACCGTGTTGCTGCCGCTGCTTTGCTTTCTCCCCGTCTTCATCAGCGGCTCGATGACCGTCGACTCGCTGACCGAGGAGGTGGAGCGCGGGACGCTCGAACTCCTCCGGGTCGCCCCCGTCTCGACCGTCGACATCGTCGACGGCAAGGTGTGGGCCGCCGCCGGCCTCGCTCCCGCGCAGGCGGCGCTCTGGATCGCGCTCCTCCACCTCAACGGGACGACCGTCCGCCACCCCGTGGCCGTCCTGGTCGTCGTCGCGGCGCTCTCCCTCCTGGTCGTGACGCTCGGCGCGACCATCGCCCTGCTCTCCCCGGATCGGCGGGCGGCGCAGTTCCTCTACTCCGTGGGCGTCCTCGTCGCCTTCGGCGGGTCGACGCTCCTGCCGGCCAACCCCGTCAACGCCGTGGCCCGCCTCGCCGTCGACAGCGTCGGCCCGGGCACCCCGGTTCTCGTCGCCGGATACGTCGCCATCGGCGTCGGCGCCTACCTCCTCCTCCGGCGCGCGGTGCCGCGGATCGGGGTCGTCGAGTGA
- a CDS encoding PrsW family glutamic-type intramembrane protease, giving the protein MTAPSPSARLGRLGERLRDWIRAVARIARWEVSRSVGVIDRRTAALGLVALLFAGAVGGAAVATGGVALDRDVYRVGVAPDSPYHEVVRESPALAARPPDLGSLGRGVEVVVRDGRFYVADSRKAEAALSTFRSAVRRHNLDSMRDEANVSAAFPVVVTLQYADRSGVGGAAAVEGGGSAAAGGSTDAGGSTDAGDGAGGGTDDGRGRDAGGDAGGTPADAGGSDTAADTAADGLTDADGSLGVPLLGGSSLLGGTSGSPADISPPFPFGALVLAFVFFVPMNFVIQPYGSSVLNERINRRGELLLVAPVTPSAIVAGKTLPYLTVLVGLTALVALVIGGGVTSVAAVAPIAALYLAATFVGGMFARSFKELTFVTVTISVFLTSYAFVPAIFTNVTPIALISPLTLVVRDLQGTGVTLAQYAFSTGPFYVGSAVLFLLGVGVYREEDMFTQRSVPLKFLDALDSRIAGRRSMAVLSALSIPFVFIAELLAIAVLFVLPVDVSIPLLLLVVAAVEEVAKSVHVYAGFRNEFADRRTLRTALVLGSLSGLGFFLGEKLTAVVQFVGLPDLALGRAAFTPVGVESGVALGLLLAPLVLHATTTSIAALGASRSREWYLATLVPATLLHAAYNLAVVSALG; this is encoded by the coding sequence GTGACGGCGCCGTCGCCGTCGGCACGCCTCGGTCGTCTCGGCGAACGGCTCCGGGACTGGATCCGGGCGGTCGCCCGCATCGCCCGCTGGGAGGTGAGCCGGAGCGTCGGCGTGATCGACCGCCGAACCGCCGCGCTCGGCCTCGTGGCGCTCCTGTTCGCGGGCGCCGTCGGCGGCGCGGCCGTCGCCACGGGCGGCGTCGCCCTCGACCGGGACGTCTACCGGGTCGGCGTCGCCCCCGACAGCCCCTACCACGAGGTGGTGCGGGAGAGCCCGGCACTCGCGGCGCGGCCCCCCGACCTCGGCTCGCTCGGCCGCGGCGTCGAGGTGGTCGTCCGCGACGGCCGGTTCTACGTCGCCGACTCCCGCAAGGCCGAGGCCGCGCTGTCGACGTTCCGGAGCGCCGTCCGCCGGCACAACCTCGACAGCATGCGCGACGAGGCGAACGTCTCGGCGGCGTTCCCCGTCGTCGTCACGCTCCAGTACGCGGATCGGAGCGGCGTGGGCGGTGCCGCGGCCGTCGAGGGCGGCGGGAGCGCCGCCGCCGGTGGGAGTACCGACGCCGGTGGGAGTACCGACGCCGGTGACGGGGCCGGCGGCGGGACCGACGACGGTCGTGGCCGTGACGCGGGTGGCGACGCCGGCGGCACTCCCGCCGACGCCGGCGGGTCGGACACGGCAGCGGACACCGCGGCCGACGGCCTCACCGACGCCGACGGCTCGCTCGGCGTCCCGTTGCTCGGGGGGAGTAGCCTCCTCGGCGGCACCTCCGGGTCGCCGGCCGACATCTCGCCGCCCTTCCCCTTCGGTGCGCTCGTCCTCGCGTTCGTCTTCTTCGTCCCCATGAACTTCGTCATCCAGCCCTACGGGAGCAGCGTCCTCAACGAGCGGATCAACCGCCGGGGCGAACTCCTGCTCGTCGCGCCCGTCACGCCGTCGGCCATCGTCGCCGGCAAGACCCTGCCCTACCTGACCGTGCTCGTCGGCCTGACGGCGCTGGTCGCCCTCGTCATCGGCGGCGGGGTGACGAGCGTCGCCGCCGTCGCCCCCATCGCCGCGCTCTACCTCGCGGCGACGTTCGTCGGCGGCATGTTCGCCCGCTCGTTCAAGGAACTCACCTTCGTCACCGTCACCATCTCCGTCTTTCTCACCTCCTACGCGTTCGTCCCCGCAATCTTCACGAACGTGACCCCCATCGCGCTCATCTCGCCGCTGACGCTCGTCGTCCGTGACCTGCAGGGGACGGGCGTCACCCTCGCCCAGTACGCCTTCTCGACCGGCCCCTTCTACGTCGGGTCGGCCGTCCTCTTCCTCCTCGGCGTCGGCGTCTACCGCGAGGAGGACATGTTCACCCAGCGGTCCGTCCCGCTGAAGTTCCTCGACGCGCTCGACAGCCGGATCGCGGGGAGACGGTCGATGGCCGTCCTGAGCGCGCTCTCGATTCCCTTCGTCTTCATCGCGGAACTCCTCGCCATCGCCGTCCTCTTCGTCCTCCCCGTGGACGTGTCGATTCCCCTCCTCCTGCTCGTCGTCGCCGCCGTCGAGGAGGTGGCCAAGAGCGTCCACGTCTACGCGGGGTTCCGAAACGAGTTCGCCGACCGGCGGACCCTCCGTACCGCCCTCGTCCTCGGGTCGCTCTCGGGGCTCGGCTTCTTCCTCGGCGAGAAGCTGACCGCCGTCGTCCAGTTCGTCGGCCTGCCGGACCTCGCGCTCGGACGGGCGGCCTTCACCCCCGTCGGCGTCGAGTCGGGCGTCGCCCTCGGCCTTCTCCTTGCCCCCCTCGTCCTCCACGCGACGACGACGAGCATCGCGGCGCTGGGGGCGAGTCGCTCCCGCGAGTGGTATCTCGCGACGCTCGTGCCGGCGACGCTGCTACACGCGGCCTACAACCTCGCGGTGGTGAGCGCCCTTGGCTGA
- a CDS encoding ABC transporter ATP-binding protein: MIEADSLRKTYGDFPAVVGSTFDVDRGEIFGIVGPNGAGKTTTLKMLAGLVEPSAGSATVAGFDAADPEMRRSLGFLPEESPLYEDMTARSYLDFFADLYGVPSGTATERIEGTLDRLELDHRDRRLGDVSKGMKRKVAIARSLVNDPDVLIYDEPASGLDPLTTNYVLEFVRELRDAGKTVLFSAHNLYHVESVCDRVAIMNRGEIVARGTVPEIREEYGTTEYRVFTSVSLPETDPAGDRHAVTVADMDAVEGVREAAAAAGGEVVDIRTDEPSLEEIFLDLAAESDDGPREAQ; this comes from the coding sequence ATGATCGAGGCCGACTCCCTCCGGAAGACCTACGGCGACTTCCCCGCCGTGGTCGGCAGTACCTTCGACGTGGATCGGGGCGAAATCTTCGGCATCGTCGGCCCGAACGGCGCGGGCAAGACGACGACGCTGAAGATGCTCGCCGGCCTCGTCGAACCCTCGGCCGGATCGGCCACCGTCGCCGGATTCGACGCCGCCGATCCCGAGATGCGTCGCTCCCTCGGCTTCCTCCCCGAGGAGTCACCGCTCTACGAGGACATGACCGCCCGCTCGTATCTCGACTTCTTCGCCGACCTCTACGGGGTGCCGAGCGGGACGGCGACCGAGCGGATCGAGGGGACGCTCGACCGCCTCGAACTCGACCACCGCGACCGGCGACTCGGCGACGTGTCCAAGGGGATGAAACGCAAGGTGGCCATCGCCCGGTCGCTGGTGAACGACCCCGACGTGCTGATCTACGACGAACCCGCGAGCGGCCTCGACCCGCTGACGACCAACTACGTCCTGGAGTTCGTCCGGGAACTCCGCGACGCGGGCAAGACCGTCCTCTTCAGCGCCCACAACCTCTATCACGTCGAGAGCGTCTGTGACCGGGTCGCGATCATGAACCGCGGCGAAATCGTCGCCCGCGGGACCGTCCCGGAGATACGCGAGGAGTACGGCACCACCGAGTACCGCGTGTTCACCTCCGTCTCCCTCCCCGAGACGGATCCGGCCGGCGACCGCCACGCCGTCACCGTCGCGGACATGGACGCCGTCGAGGGCGTGCGCGAGGCGGCGGCCGCGGCCGGCGGCGAGGTGGTCGACATCCGCACCGACGAACCGAGCCTCGAGGAGATATTCCTGGATCTGGCGGCCGAGTCGGACGACGGCCCGCGGGAGGCGCAGTGA